Proteins co-encoded in one Brassica oleracea var. oleracea cultivar TO1000 chromosome C4, BOL, whole genome shotgun sequence genomic window:
- the LOC106342086 gene encoding uncharacterized protein LOC106342086 isoform X1, with amino-acid sequence MGNLSALKDLCTRTSVQQRLQYIQAIQELQEEIKLLQIPNEKLNGEGLNGLSYSELSSIENMLNQGLVVVEEQTDKAYYDFATMQIVESVVMGMDWTDKLEKEDLAYQARLSRRRTAVRNKSRELRLSPQDSQQEHSHDHEELMLTIESLKIEKKRLLLLSQRMIGKELDGMSYAELYVLGFDITRALMNVMQEMDKIKHAARVSKESISLDTTMALCD; translated from the exons ATGGGAAACTTGTCTGCGCTTAAAGATCT ATGTACACGCACCTCTGTACAACAAAGGCTCCAGTATATTCAAGCTATCCAAGAATTG CAGGAGGAGATCAAGTTGTTACAGATTCCCAACGA GAAACTGAATGGTGAGGGGCTCAATGGTCTGAGCTACTCTGAGCTATCTTCAATTGAAAACATGCTAAACCAGGGTTTAGTCGTTGTGGAAGAACAAACCGACAAG GCCTATTATGACTTCGCAACCATGCAG ATTGTGGAGAGCGTTGTTATGGGGATGGATTGGACTGACAAACTCGAGAAAGAGGATTTGGCCTATCAAGCGCGTCTGTCAAGAAGAAGAACAGCTGTGAGGAACAAGTCTAGAGAACTCCGCCTCAG CCCTCAAGACAGCCAACAGGAGCATAGTCATGACCATGAAGAACTG ATGTTAACCATCGAGTCTTTGAAGATCGAGAAGAAGAGACTGCTGCTTTTGAGCCA ACGAATGATTGGTAAAGAGCTTGACGGTATGAGTTACGCTGAGCTGTATGTGTTGGGCTTTGATATAACGCGTGCTCTTATGAACGTAATGCAAGAGATGGACAAGATAAAACATGCCGCCCGAGTCAGCAAG GAATCAATCTCCTTGGACACAACCATGGCTCTCTGTGACTGA
- the LOC106342085 gene encoding LRR receptor-like serine/threonine-protein kinase FEI 2 yields MGICVRNHCCSRLLFITFLCALTIVNDALSPDGEALVSFRSGVSKSDGGISQWRPEDPDPCNWKGVTCDSKTKRVVALNLDHQTLRGPLPPELGQLDQLRLLMLHNNALYGSIPAALGNCTALEGIYLQNNYLTGTIPSEMGNLSALKDLDISNNNLNGAIPVSFGQLEKLTTFNVSNNFLEGKIPSDSLLARFSKDSFIGNLNLCGKQIDVVCLDDRGNSSTGSTAGQGGKTVKLLISASATVGGLLLVALMGFWGCFLYKKLGRVESKSLAIDVSGGASIVMFHGDLPYASKDIIKKLEALNEEHIIGCGGFGTVYKLDMEDGNVFALKKIVKLNEGFDRFFERELEILGSIKHRYLVNLRGYCNSPTSKLLLYDYLPGGSLDEALHERGEQLDWDSRVNIIIGAAKGLAYLHHDCSPRIIHRDIKSSNILLDGNLEARVSDFGLAKLLEDEESHITTIVAGTFGYLAPEYMQSGRATEKTDVYSFGVLVLEVLSGKLPTDTSFIEKGYNVVGWLNFLISENRAREIVDRSCQGVETESLDALLSIATKCVSSSPDERPTMHRVVQLLESEVMTPCPSEFYDSSSD; encoded by the exons ATGGGCATCTGTGTGAGGAACCACTGCTGCTCAAGGCTTCTTTTCATCACTTTTCTTTGTGCACTGACGATTGTTAATGACGCGCTTAGTCCTGATG GTGAGGCGCTTGTGAGTTTTAGAAGTGGAGTTTCTAAATCTGATGGTGGCATCAGTCAGTGGAGACCAGAGGATCCTGATCCGTGTAACTGGAAGGGAGTGACTTGTGATTCTAAAACAAAAAGAGTTGTAGCCTT GAATCTTGATCATCAGACGTTAAGGGGACCTTTACCTCCTGAGCTTGGACAGCTGGATCAGTTGAGGCTTTT AATGCTTCATAACAACGCTTTATATGGCTCAATACCTGCAGCATTGGGAAATTGCACAGCATTGGAGGGAAT ATACTTGCAGAACAATTACTTGACTGGGACAATCCCAAGCGAAATGGGAAACTTGTCTGCGCTTAAAGATCT GGACATCTCAAACAACAATCTCAATGGAGCTATCCCTGTTTCATTTGGGCAGTTGGAGAAGCTGACTACTTT CAATGTCTCAAACAATTTTCTGGAGGGAAAAATACCTTCTGATAGCTTACTCGCCCGATTTTCAAAGGACTC CTTCATTGGAAATCTTAACTTGTGTGGAAAACAAATTGATGTGGTGTGCCTAGATGACAGGGGAAACTCTTCTACTGGGTCTACGGCAG GCCAAGGAGGTAAAACCGTTAAGCTGCTTATAAGTGCATCAGCTACTGTGGGTGGGTTGCTCCTAGTGGCGCTCATGGGTTTCTGGGGATGCTTTCTTTATAAAAAGCTTGGAAGAGTTGAGAGTAAAAGCCTTGCCATAGATGTCAGTGGAG GTGCGTCTATCGTGATGTTCCATGGAGATCTGCCATATGCTTCTAAAGACATAATCAAGAAACTGGAAGCTCTTAACGAAGAGCATATAATAGGGTGTGGAGGTTTTGGAACAGTTTACAAACTCGACATGGAGGATGGCAATGTTTTTGCGCTGAAGAAAATAGTAAAGTTAAACGAAGGGTTTGATAGGTTTTTCGAAAGGGAGCTTGAGATTCTTGGAAGCATCAAACACCGTTACCTCGTGAATCTACGTGGATACTGCAATTCACCCACATCAAAACTTCTCCTCTATGATTACCTTCCTGGTGGTAGCCTTGATGAAGCTCTTCATG AGAGAGGCGAGCAGCTGGATTGGGATTCACGAGTAAATATAATAATAGGAGCAGCGAAAGGGTTAGCATACTTGCATCATGATTGTTCTCCTAGGATTATACACCGTGACATAAAGTCAAGCAACATTTTACTCGATGGAAATCTTGAGGCTCGAGTATCAGACTTTGGACTTGCCAAGCTGTTAGAAGACGAAGAATCTCATATTACAACCATTGTTGCAGGCACATTCGGTTACTTGGCTCCAG AGTATATGCAAAGTGGTAGAGCTACAGAGAAAACAGATGTATACAGTTTCGGAGTTTTGGTTCTGGAAGTCTTGAGCGGTAAACTCCCCACGGATACCTCCTTCATCGAGAAAGGCTATAACGTTGTTGGTTGG CTAAACTTCTTAATCAGCGAGAACCGTGCACGGGAGATCGTTGATAGAAGCTGTCAAGGAGTAGAGACAGAGTCTCTTGATGCTCTTCTATCCATAGCAACAAAGTGTGTCTCTTCAAGTCCAGACGAGCGTCCCACAATGCATAGAGTCGTCCAGTTACTTGAGTCCGAAGTTATGACTCCTTGCCCTAGTGAGTTCTACGATTCCAGCTCCGATTGA
- the LOC106342086 gene encoding uncharacterized protein LOC106342086 isoform X2, producing the protein MGNLSALKDLCTRTSVQQRLQYIQAIQELEEIKLLQIPNEKLNGEGLNGLSYSELSSIENMLNQGLVVVEEQTDKAYYDFATMQIVESVVMGMDWTDKLEKEDLAYQARLSRRRTAVRNKSRELRLSPQDSQQEHSHDHEELMLTIESLKIEKKRLLLLSQRMIGKELDGMSYAELYVLGFDITRALMNVMQEMDKIKHAARVSKESISLDTTMALCD; encoded by the exons ATGGGAAACTTGTCTGCGCTTAAAGATCT ATGTACACGCACCTCTGTACAACAAAGGCTCCAGTATATTCAAGCTATCCAAGAATTG GAGGAGATCAAGTTGTTACAGATTCCCAACGA GAAACTGAATGGTGAGGGGCTCAATGGTCTGAGCTACTCTGAGCTATCTTCAATTGAAAACATGCTAAACCAGGGTTTAGTCGTTGTGGAAGAACAAACCGACAAG GCCTATTATGACTTCGCAACCATGCAG ATTGTGGAGAGCGTTGTTATGGGGATGGATTGGACTGACAAACTCGAGAAAGAGGATTTGGCCTATCAAGCGCGTCTGTCAAGAAGAAGAACAGCTGTGAGGAACAAGTCTAGAGAACTCCGCCTCAG CCCTCAAGACAGCCAACAGGAGCATAGTCATGACCATGAAGAACTG ATGTTAACCATCGAGTCTTTGAAGATCGAGAAGAAGAGACTGCTGCTTTTGAGCCA ACGAATGATTGGTAAAGAGCTTGACGGTATGAGTTACGCTGAGCTGTATGTGTTGGGCTTTGATATAACGCGTGCTCTTATGAACGTAATGCAAGAGATGGACAAGATAAAACATGCCGCCCGAGTCAGCAAG GAATCAATCTCCTTGGACACAACCATGGCTCTCTGTGACTGA
- the LOC106339121 gene encoding uncharacterized protein LOC106339121, translating into MRKWKGIVKTKLIGKRKLETREMSTSLRTTRGSEQRRLQCLQDIQKLQEEIKLLQISNEKLNGVGLDDMSFTELASLGSMLDEGFRIVDEQLDNAHEEITTKQVKIIILSSKF; encoded by the exons ATGCGAAAGTGGAAGGGGATCGTGAAGACTAAACTGATTGGGAAACGGAAGCTCGAGACGAGAGAGATGTCCACATCCTTGAG AACTACACGCGGCTCGGAACAACGAAGGCTCCAGTGTCTACAAGACATCCAAAAATTG CAAGAGGAGATCAAGTTGTTACAGATTTCAAACGA GAAACTGAATGGTGTCGGTCTCGACGATATGAGCTTCACCGAGCTGGCTTCACTTGGAAGTATGTTGGATGAGGGCTTCCGCATTGTGGACGAACAACTAGACAAT GCACACGAGGAAATAACAACCAAGCAGGTAAAGATAATCATCTTGAGTTCAAAGTTTTAA